One Bacillus amyloliquefaciens DSM 7 = ATCC 23350 DNA window includes the following coding sequences:
- a CDS encoding YxeA family protein has translation MKKALAILAVVAAAAVIYGLLFFHNDVTDRFNPLIHQQDVYVQIDRDGKHLSPGGTEYTLDGYNASGKKEEVTFFAGKELRKNAYLKVKAKGKYVETWEEVRFEDMPDSVQSKLK, from the coding sequence ATGAAGAAAGCATTGGCAATCCTGGCCGTCGTGGCGGCCGCTGCCGTTATATACGGGCTTCTCTTTTTTCATAACGATGTTACAGACAGATTTAATCCGCTTATTCACCAGCAAGATGTCTATGTACAGATTGACCGAGATGGTAAACATCTTAGCCCGGGCGGTACTGAGTATACATTAGACGGATATAATGCGTCCGGAAAAAAAGAGGAAGTGACCTTTTTCGCCGGTAAAGAACTTCGGAAGAACGCGTATTTGAAGGTGAAGGCGAAAGGAAAGTATGTCGAGACCTGGGAAGAAGTCAGGTTTGAAGATATGCCGGACTCCGTACAGTCAAAATTAAAATGA
- the yxdM gene encoding ABC transporter permease YxdM, producing the protein MTFLQFAYNNVTRNKRAYLAFFLSSAFSVLIFFTFAMFLFHPALKEGYLNNIARKGLTAAEWMIFVFSFLFVLYSVNAFLKSRNKEFGILLMQGITPGQLRKLITAENMIIGVMSIAAGIIGGVIFSKTFFTVGAYILEMDALPLYMPWKALGITAGGFLLLFFLLSQFTILFVRSNTVIKLIKGTDKVKPEPKPSVLLSLFGIACLCGGYGMVLKGNVHGTEPFIILLLTVIGTYFFFSQSSIWILRALKKWKAFYLRGKNVIWVSDLVYRLKDNARLFFIVSIISAVAFTATGVLAMYKATVGAEESAYEMEYISYSDNPKEQTHLKDIEHELKSHGFAYKKDKIDVSYIRYQEGDTVPPVYMISKSDVSKYFHVKLNGLKNDEAVYFPGTYDRNLKNVAPDQLKLLNQKGEPSDQKLSVKEVKKPLISLNAIIAVNDQTFDQFKSLGDKASLYGYSYDHWKDSLEFSQSLKNEIYGNYIDVHSDFASKAGTYYDTVQLPSLSLFIGLFIAIVFFVAAASFLYFRLFTDLDEDRERYRSLAKIGLSEREMSQSVTIQLAILFFFPFVIAVMHTLFALRTMAVEGYSDIAGPLSLTIGGFFIFQLLFFLAVRSSYLKKMNK; encoded by the coding sequence ATGACCTTTCTTCAGTTCGCTTATAACAACGTCACGAGAAACAAAAGGGCCTATCTTGCATTCTTTTTAAGCAGCGCCTTTTCCGTTTTGATTTTCTTTACCTTTGCGATGTTCCTGTTTCATCCGGCTTTAAAGGAAGGCTACTTGAATAACATTGCCAGAAAAGGCTTAACCGCCGCGGAATGGATGATCTTTGTTTTTTCTTTCTTATTTGTTCTGTATTCGGTTAATGCATTTTTGAAATCGAGAAATAAAGAATTCGGCATCCTGCTTATGCAGGGCATTACGCCGGGGCAGCTGAGAAAGCTCATTACTGCGGAAAATATGATCATCGGCGTCATGTCGATTGCGGCCGGCATTATCGGCGGCGTCATTTTTTCGAAAACGTTCTTTACGGTCGGCGCTTATATTTTAGAAATGGACGCGCTGCCCCTGTACATGCCTTGGAAAGCGCTCGGCATTACGGCCGGAGGATTTCTGCTTTTATTTTTCCTTTTATCGCAGTTCACGATCCTTTTTGTCAGATCAAATACGGTTATCAAATTAATAAAGGGCACTGATAAGGTCAAGCCGGAACCGAAGCCATCCGTGCTTCTGTCCTTATTCGGCATCGCCTGCCTGTGCGGCGGGTACGGCATGGTTCTTAAAGGAAATGTCCACGGTACAGAACCATTCATCATTTTACTGCTTACCGTTATCGGCACGTATTTCTTTTTCAGCCAAAGCAGCATCTGGATTCTGCGCGCGCTGAAGAAGTGGAAAGCCTTTTATCTGCGCGGGAAAAATGTCATTTGGGTTTCTGATCTGGTCTATCGTTTAAAAGACAACGCCCGCCTGTTCTTTATTGTCAGCATTATTTCCGCGGTTGCGTTTACGGCGACGGGCGTGCTCGCGATGTACAAAGCGACCGTCGGGGCGGAAGAGTCAGCCTATGAGATGGAGTATATTTCTTATAGCGACAACCCAAAAGAACAGACTCATTTGAAAGATATTGAGCATGAACTGAAATCACACGGCTTTGCGTATAAGAAAGATAAAATAGATGTTTCCTATATTCGCTATCAGGAAGGAGATACTGTTCCGCCTGTATACATGATCAGTAAATCGGACGTGTCAAAATACTTCCATGTCAAGCTGAACGGGCTGAAAAATGATGAGGCTGTCTATTTCCCGGGCACGTATGACCGCAATCTCAAAAACGTAGCCCCGGATCAGCTGAAGCTGCTGAACCAAAAAGGCGAGCCGTCTGACCAAAAACTGTCGGTAAAAGAAGTCAAAAAACCGCTGATTTCATTGAATGCCATCATCGCGGTGAACGATCAAACCTTTGATCAGTTCAAATCACTCGGTGATAAAGCGTCATTATACGGCTACAGCTATGATCATTGGAAAGACAGTCTTGAGTTCAGCCAATCCTTGAAAAATGAAATTTACGGCAACTATATCGACGTGCATTCTGATTTTGCGTCAAAAGCCGGAACCTACTATGATACGGTGCAGCTGCCGAGTCTGAGTTTATTCATCGGCCTGTTTATCGCGATCGTCTTCTTCGTCGCAGCAGCAAGCTTCTTATATTTCAGGCTGTTCACCGATTTGGATGAGGACCGGGAGCGCTACCGTTCACTGGCCAAAATCGGTCTGAGTGAGCGTGAAATGTCACAAAGCGTGACGATACAACTGGCGATTCTCTTCTTCTTTCCATTTGTCATTGCCGTCATGCATACGCTGTTTGCCTTGAGAACAATGGCTGTGGAAGGGTATTCCGATATAGCGGGACCGCTCAGTCTTACCATCGGAGGATTTTTCATTTTTCAGCTTCTGTTCTTCCTCGCGGTGCGGTCGAGCTATTTGAAAAAAATGAACAAGTAA
- the yxdL gene encoding ABC transporter ATP-binding protein YxdL yields MANMLEVKHINKTYKGQVSYQALKQISFSIEEGEFTAVMGPSGSGKTTLLNIISTIDRPDSGDILIHGENPHRLKRTKLAHFRRKQLGFVFQDFNLLDTLTIGENIMLPLTLEKEPPSVMEEKLHAIAEKLGIENLLSKRTFEVSGGQRQRAAIARAVIHKPSLILADEPTGNLDSKASKDVMETMQSLNQDDHVTALMVTHDPVAASYCRRVIFIKDGELFNEIYRGENRQVFYEQILDVLSMLGGNANDLSSVRL; encoded by the coding sequence ATGGCGAATATGCTTGAAGTCAAACATATAAATAAAACCTATAAAGGACAAGTGTCCTATCAAGCCTTAAAACAAATTTCATTTTCAATAGAAGAAGGCGAATTCACGGCGGTGATGGGGCCGTCCGGCTCCGGCAAAACAACGCTTTTGAATATCATTTCAACAATCGACCGTCCGGATTCAGGCGATATCCTGATTCACGGAGAAAACCCGCATCGGCTGAAGCGGACAAAGCTCGCTCATTTCCGCCGCAAGCAGCTCGGATTTGTGTTTCAGGATTTCAACCTTCTGGACACACTGACAATCGGTGAAAATATCATGCTGCCGTTAACGCTTGAAAAAGAACCGCCGTCTGTAATGGAAGAAAAACTGCACGCCATCGCGGAAAAGCTCGGAATCGAAAACCTCCTCAGCAAACGGACGTTTGAAGTATCCGGAGGCCAGCGCCAGCGGGCCGCCATCGCAAGAGCGGTCATTCATAAGCCGTCACTCATTCTGGCTGATGAACCGACGGGAAACCTTGATTCCAAAGCGTCAAAAGACGTCATGGAAACGATGCAGAGCCTGAATCAGGATGATCATGTCACGGCTTTGATGGTGACCCACGACCCTGTTGCGGCAAGCTACTGCCGCCGCGTCATTTTTATAAAAGACGGCGAACTGTTTAATGAGATTTACCGCGGGGAAAACCGCCAAGTATTTTATGAACAAATTCTTGATGTGCTGTCTATGCTGGGGGGAAACGCAAATGACCTTTCTTCAGTTCGCTTATAA
- the yxdK gene encoding two-component system sensor histidine kinase YxdK, whose product MKLFLRSHAVLILLFLLQGLFVFFYYWFAGLHSFSHLFYILGVQLLILAGYLAYRWYKDSGVYLWLSSGQEGTDIPHLGSSEFCSELYEKQMELIRLQHQKLHETEAKLDARVTYMNQWVHQVKTPLSVINLIIQEEDEPVFEQIKKEVRQIEYGLETLLYSSRLDLFERDFKIEAVSLSELLQSVIQSYKRFFIQYRVYPKMNIRDDHQIYTDAKWLKFAIGQVVTNAVKYSAGKSDRLELNVFRDEDRTVLEVKDYGVGIPSQDIKRVFDPYYTGENGRRFQESTGIGLHLVKEITGKLNHTVDISSSPGEGTSVRFSFLTKM is encoded by the coding sequence ATGAAGCTGTTTCTCCGGTCTCATGCAGTGCTGATTCTGCTTTTTCTCCTTCAAGGGCTGTTTGTCTTCTTTTATTACTGGTTTGCGGGTCTTCATTCTTTCTCTCACCTGTTTTACATATTGGGCGTGCAGCTTCTTATTTTGGCGGGCTATCTTGCCTATCGCTGGTACAAAGACAGCGGTGTTTATCTTTGGCTCAGCTCGGGACAGGAAGGGACGGACATCCCGCATCTCGGTTCTTCAGAGTTTTGTTCAGAGCTGTATGAAAAGCAGATGGAGCTGATACGGCTGCAGCACCAGAAGCTCCATGAGACCGAAGCCAAGCTCGACGCGCGGGTGACGTATATGAATCAATGGGTGCACCAAGTAAAGACGCCGCTGTCGGTCATTAATTTAATCATTCAGGAAGAGGATGAACCCGTTTTTGAACAAATTAAAAAAGAAGTCCGGCAGATTGAATACGGGCTGGAGACGCTTTTATATTCATCAAGGCTTGATCTGTTTGAACGGGATTTTAAAATCGAAGCGGTTTCGTTATCCGAGCTTCTCCAATCAGTCATTCAAAGCTATAAACGATTTTTTATTCAATACCGCGTCTATCCGAAAATGAATATTCGCGATGATCATCAGATTTATACCGATGCAAAATGGCTCAAATTCGCGATCGGCCAAGTTGTCACAAATGCGGTTAAGTATTCGGCGGGCAAGAGTGACAGACTTGAGCTGAATGTCTTCCGCGATGAAGACAGGACGGTGCTTGAAGTCAAAGATTACGGTGTCGGCATTCCTTCACAGGACATCAAGCGGGTGTTTGATCCGTATTACACCGGCGAAAACGGGCGGCGTTTCCAAGAATCTACGGGAATCGGCCTCCATCTCGTCAAAGAAATTACGGGCAAGCTCAATCATACGGTGGACATCAGTTCGTCCCCGGGTGAAGGGACATCGGTTCGATTTTCATTTCTTACAAAAATGTAA
- the yxdJ gene encoding two-component system response regulator YxdJ: MNKIMIVEDSEDIRGLLRNYLEKYGYQTVAAADFTAVLDVFLQEKPDVVLLDINLPSYDGYYWCRQIRQHSTSPIIFISARSGEMDQVMAIENGGDDYIEKPFSYDIVLAKIKSQIRRAYGEYAAKQGEKVLEYAGVQLFVERFELRFQDEKSELSKKESKLLEVLLERGEKVTGRDRLMEKTWDTDIFVDDNTLNVYITRLRKKLRELNAPVSIESVRGEGYQLRALS, encoded by the coding sequence TTGAATAAAATCATGATTGTGGAAGACAGTGAAGACATTCGCGGACTATTGCGGAATTATCTTGAAAAATACGGATATCAAACCGTGGCGGCCGCGGATTTTACGGCTGTTCTTGATGTTTTTTTACAGGAAAAGCCTGATGTGGTGCTGCTTGATATCAATCTGCCGTCCTATGACGGCTATTATTGGTGCCGCCAGATCCGTCAGCACTCCACAAGCCCGATCATTTTTATTTCAGCCAGAAGCGGAGAAATGGATCAGGTGATGGCGATTGAAAACGGCGGAGATGATTATATCGAAAAACCGTTTTCCTATGATATTGTGCTGGCGAAAATCAAAAGCCAGATCCGCAGGGCGTACGGGGAGTACGCCGCAAAGCAGGGGGAGAAAGTGCTTGAATATGCCGGTGTGCAGCTCTTTGTGGAACGGTTTGAACTGCGCTTTCAGGATGAAAAAAGCGAGCTTTCTAAAAAAGAAAGCAAGCTCTTGGAAGTGCTGCTGGAGCGGGGAGAAAAGGTGACGGGAAGAGACCGGCTCATGGAAAAAACATGGGACACCGATATTTTCGTCGATGATAATACACTTAACGTGTATATCACGCGGCTCAGAAAAAAACTGCGGGAGCTGAATGCGCCTGTATCAATTGAATCGGTGCGGGGCGAAGGCTACCAGCTGAGGGCGCTGTCATGA
- the fba gene encoding class II fructose-1,6-bisphosphate aldolase, whose amino-acid sequence MAFVTMKHLLAEAKREHYAVGQFNINGLQWTKAILQAAQKEQSPVIAAASDRLVDYLGGFKTIAAMVSALMEEMAITVPVVLHLDHGSSAERCRQAIDAGFSSVMIDGSHAPIDENIAMTKEVTDYAAKHGVSVEAEVGTVGGMEDGLVGGVRYADITECERIVKAANIDALAAALGSVHGKYQGEPKLGFKEMEEISRMTDIPLVLHGASGIPQDQIQKAITLGHAKININTECMVAWTDETRRMFQEQSDLYEPRSYMTPGIEAVEETVRSKMREFGSAGKAVKQQVG is encoded by the coding sequence ATGGCTTTTGTCACCATGAAACATCTTCTTGCGGAAGCGAAACGGGAGCATTATGCAGTCGGCCAGTTTAATATAAACGGCCTGCAATGGACAAAAGCGATTCTGCAAGCGGCGCAAAAGGAGCAATCCCCGGTCATCGCCGCGGCATCTGATCGGCTGGTCGATTATTTAGGCGGCTTTAAAACGATTGCCGCCATGGTCAGCGCGTTAATGGAGGAAATGGCGATTACCGTTCCCGTCGTGCTTCATCTTGATCACGGAAGCAGTGCGGAACGCTGCAGACAGGCGATTGACGCCGGGTTCAGCTCAGTGATGATTGACGGCTCCCATGCGCCGATTGACGAGAATATCGCAATGACAAAAGAAGTCACCGATTATGCCGCAAAGCACGGCGTGTCAGTAGAAGCCGAAGTCGGCACGGTCGGCGGCATGGAAGACGGGCTGGTCGGCGGAGTCCGCTATGCTGATATCACGGAATGTGAGCGGATCGTCAAAGCAGCCAATATCGACGCGCTGGCCGCCGCCCTCGGCTCCGTACACGGCAAATATCAGGGTGAACCGAAACTCGGATTTAAGGAAATGGAGGAAATCTCCCGCATGACCGACATTCCTCTCGTTCTTCACGGAGCATCCGGAATTCCGCAGGATCAGATCCAAAAAGCCATCACGCTCGGCCACGCGAAGATCAATATCAATACGGAATGTATGGTAGCCTGGACAGACGAAACACGCCGCATGTTTCAGGAACAAAGCGATCTGTACGAACCGCGCAGCTATATGACCCCCGGCATCGAAGCCGTGGAAGAGACAGTGCGAAGCAAAATGAGAGAGTTCGGATCAGCCGGTAAAGCTGTAAAACAGCAGGTCGGCTGA
- the iolI gene encoding 2-keto-myo-inositol isomerase produces the protein MKLCFNEATTLENSNLKQDLELCEKHGYDYIEIRTMDKLPEYLKDHSLADLAEYFQTHHIKPLALNALVFFNNRDEKGYREIISEFKSMMETCKTLGVEYVVAVPLVTERKILKEEIKKSSIKVLTELSDIAEPYGVNIALEFVGHPQCTVNTFEQAYDIVEAVGRDNVGLVFDSFHFHAMGSNIESLKQADGKKIFIYHIDDTEDFPIGFLTDEDRVWPGQGAIDLDAHLSALREIGFNDVVSVELFRPEYYKLTAEETIKTAKETTEAVVSKYFMKEA, from the coding sequence ATGAAACTTTGCTTTAATGAAGCGACAACGTTGGAGAATTCAAACCTGAAACAGGATTTAGAGCTGTGCGAAAAGCACGGCTATGATTATATTGAAATCCGCACAATGGATAAGCTGCCGGAATACTTAAAAGACCATTCACTGGCCGATCTGGCGGAATATTTTCAAACCCATCACATTAAGCCGCTTGCACTGAACGCATTGGTTTTCTTCAACAATCGTGATGAAAAGGGCTATCGGGAGATCATTTCAGAATTCAAAAGCATGATGGAAACCTGCAAAACACTTGGCGTGGAATATGTGGTGGCCGTACCGCTTGTGACAGAGCGGAAAATATTAAAAGAAGAGATCAAAAAGAGCAGCATCAAGGTGCTGACTGAGCTTTCTGATATCGCGGAGCCGTACGGCGTAAATATCGCCCTTGAATTTGTCGGCCACCCGCAATGCACGGTCAATACATTTGAACAGGCATATGACATCGTGGAGGCTGTCGGCCGGGATAATGTCGGGCTTGTGTTTGACAGCTTTCATTTCCACGCGATGGGCTCCAATATTGAGAGCCTGAAGCAGGCGGACGGAAAGAAAATTTTCATCTATCATATTGACGATACAGAAGATTTCCCGATCGGTTTTTTAACGGATGAAGACCGCGTCTGGCCGGGGCAGGGGGCAATTGACTTAGACGCCCATCTGTCAGCACTAAGAGAAATCGGATTCAATGATGTTGTCTCCGTAGAGCTGTTCAGACCTGAATATTATAAGCTGACCGCGGAGGAAACGATCAAAACGGCAAAAGAAACAACGGAAGCCGTCGTATCAAAATACTTCATGAAGGAGGCGTGA
- a CDS encoding sugar phosphate isomerase/epimerase family protein encodes MKLALDPSMYRDDLTLEEMVYKTAELGYEYIELSPREDFCPFYKYPKVDSAKIKQLKRLLKDTGVKLSSLLPLYHWAGPDEDRRQAAVRNWKRAIKIAVELEVDLMNSEFSGSKYDPLTSEEKFIKSMDELLPVFEKEGVKLNLQAHPYDFIETHKGAMDMIRALDKDWINLVYSTAHTFFYDDGKGDIATMFDEAGDRLTHVLFADTYNHKAAHGLRYIVNPPDAKVTVHQHLDIGQGEVDFDTIFKKMREMKFDGIATNAVFAWVGERADESSRFMLKKLKEELGMA; translated from the coding sequence ATGAAACTGGCCTTGGATCCATCCATGTACCGTGATGATTTAACGTTAGAAGAAATGGTCTATAAAACGGCGGAGCTCGGTTATGAATATATCGAACTGTCACCGCGTGAGGATTTTTGTCCTTTCTATAAATATCCGAAAGTCGATTCAGCAAAGATCAAACAATTGAAGCGCCTTTTAAAGGATACAGGCGTGAAGCTGTCCTCTCTCCTTCCGCTTTACCACTGGGCAGGCCCTGATGAAGACCGCCGCCAGGCAGCCGTGCGCAACTGGAAACGGGCGATCAAAATTGCGGTTGAACTTGAAGTGGATTTGATGAACAGCGAATTCAGCGGTTCAAAATATGATCCGTTAACTAGTGAAGAAAAATTTATCAAATCCATGGATGAGCTGCTGCCCGTCTTTGAAAAAGAAGGCGTCAAACTCAATCTGCAGGCCCACCCGTATGATTTTATCGAGACGCACAAAGGTGCGATGGATATGATCCGCGCGCTTGACAAGGATTGGATCAATCTTGTCTACTCGACTGCGCATACATTCTTCTACGATGACGGCAAAGGCGATATTGCGACCATGTTTGACGAAGCCGGCGACCGCCTCACACATGTTTTATTTGCAGATACCTATAATCATAAGGCGGCGCATGGCCTGCGCTACATCGTCAATCCGCCTGACGCGAAAGTAACGGTTCACCAGCATTTGGACATCGGTCAAGGCGAGGTGGATTTTGATACGATTTTCAAAAAGATGAGGGAGATGAAGTTCGACGGAATTGCGACGAATGCCGTTTTTGCTTGGGTCGGAGAAAGAGCGGATGAATCAAGCCGGTTCATGCTTAAGAAATTAAAAGAAGAATTAGGTATGGCGTAA
- a CDS encoding Gfo/Idh/MocA family protein → MNLRIGVIGTGAIGKEHINRITNKLSGAEITAVTDVNQEAAQQTVQDFNLNASVYPDDDSLLAAENVDAVLVTSWGPAHESSVLKAIQRGKYVFCEKPLATTAEGCMRIVEEEMKTGRRLVQVGFMRRYDSGYVQLKEAIDNRVVGEPLMIHCAHRNPTVAPNYSTDMAVVDTLVHEIDVLHWLVNDDYESVQVIYPKKSKNALPHLKDPQMVIIETKGGIVINAEIYVNCKYGYDIQCEIVGEDGIIKLPEPSSISLRKEGTFSTDILMDWQRRFVAAYDVEIQDFIDSIRKKGEVSGPTAWDGYIAAVTTDACVKAQESGRKEPVALQEKPAFYQSFTTVNK, encoded by the coding sequence ATGAATTTACGTATAGGGGTTATCGGAACCGGTGCTATCGGAAAAGAGCACATCAACCGCATCACAAATAAGCTGTCCGGCGCGGAAATTACCGCTGTAACGGATGTGAATCAGGAGGCTGCACAGCAGACCGTTCAGGATTTCAATTTGAACGCCTCCGTTTATCCTGATGACGACAGCCTCCTCGCTGCTGAAAATGTGGACGCCGTCTTAGTGACAAGCTGGGGCCCGGCTCACGAGTCCAGCGTTTTGAAAGCGATTCAGCGCGGCAAATACGTTTTTTGTGAAAAGCCGCTCGCGACAACGGCAGAAGGCTGTATGCGCATCGTCGAAGAAGAAATGAAGACGGGACGCCGATTGGTGCAGGTAGGCTTCATGCGCAGATATGACAGCGGTTATGTTCAGCTGAAAGAAGCGATCGACAACCGTGTGGTCGGAGAGCCGCTGATGATTCACTGTGCGCACCGCAATCCGACGGTCGCGCCGAATTATTCAACAGACATGGCCGTTGTCGATACGCTCGTTCATGAAATCGATGTCCTTCACTGGCTCGTCAATGACGACTATGAATCCGTACAGGTCATCTATCCGAAGAAATCAAAAAATGCGCTGCCGCATCTGAAAGATCCGCAGATGGTCATTATTGAAACAAAAGGCGGTATCGTCATCAATGCCGAAATCTATGTGAACTGTAAATACGGCTACGATATTCAATGTGAAATCGTCGGAGAAGACGGCATCATCAAGCTTCCGGAACCATCCAGCATCAGCTTGAGAAAAGAAGGGACATTCAGCACCGATATTCTGATGGATTGGCAGCGCCGATTTGTGGCTGCGTATGATGTGGAAATTCAAGACTTCATTGATTCGATCCGGAAAAAAGGCGAAGTCAGCGGTCCGACGGCATGGGACGGTTACATCGCCGCCGTGACGACTGACGCGTGCGTAAAAGCTCAGGAATCCGGCCGGAAAGAGCCTGTGGCGCTCCAAGAGAAACCGGCATTCTATCAATCATTTACGACTGTGAATAAATAA
- a CDS encoding MFS transporter produces MNSAKAESAFSKRTIAAALANYIDAGSIVAGSAGLSMWVSYLKLSDSQIGLLGAFSANAISAAIGALLGGYLADKVGRKAVYTNSMLVYALGICLVLFGFNFPMLLCGYTIIGISVGADITASWTIIAENAPEKNRARHCGVAQVAWAAGAVVVLLLSVLVGDLGLLGNKIVFAHLLVIALITYTLRKRLPESDAWKNSEDRPAAVKKTSYFDLLQPKFFKNILFLMGVFLIWNLAAGVMGFFMPYIYQQVGGVSANTANILQMALFIFTGLGVACIFMPFADQYRKTVFGICAFMAVVGWSLFLLPFQGLPVLLLFVFAIGINNGAGQQANYQLWASELFPTEHRASAQGLMFFLVRISIGIWSLFVPVIMIQFGIGVMAGILLICVTASMVIGLVFAPNTSGKSLEQIQEELYGAPQDGSEKRKTRTII; encoded by the coding sequence ATGAATAGTGCCAAGGCGGAATCAGCTTTCAGCAAAAGGACCATCGCCGCAGCATTAGCAAATTACATTGATGCAGGTTCCATCGTGGCAGGGTCAGCGGGTTTATCCATGTGGGTCAGCTATTTGAAGCTGTCCGACAGCCAGATCGGATTGCTAGGCGCCTTCAGTGCAAACGCCATATCAGCGGCCATCGGAGCGCTGCTTGGCGGATATTTGGCTGATAAGGTCGGACGGAAAGCGGTCTATACAAACAGTATGCTCGTTTACGCCTTAGGAATTTGTTTGGTTTTGTTTGGATTCAACTTTCCTATGCTGTTATGCGGATACACGATTATCGGGATTTCTGTAGGCGCGGATATTACGGCGTCATGGACCATTATCGCGGAAAACGCCCCTGAGAAAAACCGGGCGAGGCATTGCGGGGTGGCGCAGGTGGCATGGGCCGCCGGAGCCGTTGTGGTCCTGCTGTTATCGGTCCTGGTTGGTGACCTTGGGCTTTTAGGAAATAAAATTGTTTTTGCGCATCTATTGGTGATCGCCCTTATCACATATACGCTAAGAAAGCGTTTACCTGAATCAGATGCCTGGAAAAACAGTGAAGACCGGCCTGCCGCCGTGAAAAAAACATCTTATTTTGACCTGCTTCAGCCGAAATTTTTTAAGAATATTTTGTTTTTAATGGGTGTGTTTCTCATATGGAATCTCGCCGCGGGAGTCATGGGATTCTTTATGCCGTACATCTATCAGCAGGTCGGCGGCGTATCCGCAAATACGGCTAACATTCTGCAGATGGCCCTGTTTATTTTCACCGGGCTCGGCGTCGCTTGTATCTTCATGCCTTTTGCGGATCAATATCGGAAAACGGTGTTCGGGATCTGCGCATTTATGGCTGTTGTCGGCTGGTCGCTGTTTTTACTGCCGTTTCAGGGGCTTCCGGTTCTGCTTTTGTTTGTCTTCGCGATCGGCATCAATAACGGAGCCGGCCAGCAGGCGAACTACCAGCTGTGGGCAAGCGAGCTGTTCCCGACGGAGCACAGGGCGTCGGCACAAGGGCTCATGTTCTTTCTGGTCCGTATTTCAATCGGAATTTGGAGTTTATTTGTGCCGGTTATCATGATACAGTTCGGCATCGGTGTTATGGCAGGTATTCTGCTCATATGCGTGACGGCCAGTATGGTCATCGGGCTTGTCTTCGCACCGAATACGTCCGGCAAGTCGCTTGAACAGATTCAGGAGGAACTGTACGGTGCTCCTCAGGACGGCAGCGAGAAAAGAAAGACGAGAACAATCATTTGA
- the iolE gene encoding myo-inosose-2 dehydratase: MGKQDILWGIAPIGWRNDDMPEIGAGNTLQHLLSDIVVAGFQGTEVGGFFPEPSVLNKELALRNLRIAGKWFSSFIIQDGIEKTAEQFTEHCDYLKKVGADVAIVSEQTYSVQGLDIDVFKKKPHFSDEEWDTLCQGLNRLGKIAEEHGLDLTFHHHLGTGVQTAGEVDRLMEGTDPRYVHLLYDTGHAYISDGDYMTILNKHMERIRHVHFKDARFDIMELCRKEGKSFRQSFLQGIFTVPGDGCIDFTEVYRTLIRHDYSGWIVIEAEQDPAVANPLEYALIARKYIDKELLDPAN; encoded by the coding sequence ATGGGCAAACAAGATATTCTGTGGGGCATCGCCCCCATTGGATGGCGCAATGACGATATGCCGGAAATCGGAGCCGGGAATACGCTTCAGCATTTGTTGAGCGATATTGTTGTCGCCGGCTTCCAAGGTACGGAAGTGGGAGGGTTTTTCCCTGAACCCTCCGTCCTGAATAAGGAGCTGGCTCTCCGGAACTTGCGGATTGCGGGAAAATGGTTCAGCAGCTTTATCATTCAAGACGGTATTGAAAAAACAGCCGAACAATTTACAGAACACTGTGATTATTTGAAAAAAGTCGGGGCTGATGTCGCCATCGTTTCTGAACAGACGTACAGTGTTCAGGGGTTGGACATTGATGTTTTTAAGAAAAAACCGCACTTCTCAGATGAAGAATGGGATACGCTTTGCCAAGGCCTGAACCGCCTTGGGAAAATCGCGGAAGAACACGGGCTTGACCTCACTTTTCATCATCATCTCGGCACAGGCGTTCAGACGGCGGGAGAAGTTGACCGGCTGATGGAAGGGACGGATCCCCGGTATGTCCATTTGCTTTATGATACAGGCCATGCTTATATCTCGGACGGAGATTACATGACGATTCTGAATAAGCATATGGAACGGATCAGACACGTTCATTTCAAGGATGCGCGGTTTGACATTATGGAGCTGTGCAGAAAGGAAGGCAAGTCATTCAGGCAGTCGTTTTTACAGGGCATTTTTACGGTTCCCGGAGACGGATGCATCGATTTCACCGAAGTGTACCGAACGCTCATCCGTCATGATTATTCAGGCTGGATCGTCATTGAAGCCGAACAAGACCCGGCAGTCGCCAATCCGCTTGAGTACGCGCTGATTGCGAGAAAGTATATCGACAAAGAACTGCTTGATCCTGCAAATTAG